Sequence from the bacterium genome:
ATAAGAAAGGTGCATATTCTTCCATTGGATCACCCTTGGAGGAAGTTTAAAATAAACCCATATAAAAGATCATTTTTATCTAATACAAAATAGGACATTTCTATTTAACGGAAAACAGGACATTTTCATTTTGCTGTTACATATTAAAGAAGATACCCCACCTAAAGAACTTTGGGAAATTAATTTAGTCAGTAAGCCCTCTTGACCTTTTAGAGGAGGAAGAAAGGTGGTAGAAGCTTCATAAATTTTAGGCATAGAAAGACTGATTACTACACTTAGGATAGTAGCAAAGAAGGATAAGCTGATAATTAAATTCTTATACTTAGCGATGACCTTAAGATAATCAATAATAGATACTTCTTCTTCTAATGAAGATAATCTTAGATTATTTTCCATCAGTTCATCTCTTTTGTTGGTGTCCCTATTCATTTTCTCAAATTTTAATCACAAGCCTAAGCTCTCCCCTATCTTCCGTGAAGAATTTTTAGATATTTCCAAAGCTCGATAATTTTTTCTGAAGTACCTTGATTTTCTTTGGCTACTTGATAAGCATTTAATCCTAAATTAAGCCGTGTCTCCTCCTTAAGAAGCAGATCTTTTATAATATCTTTTAAATATAGCTTATTTTCTACTTGAAGACAAGCATCTTTTTCTTTGAATAACTCCACCAGATCACTAAAGTTCTCCATATAAGGACCAACAATCATCGGCTTTTTAAGAAAAGCTGGTTCAATAATATTATGTCCTCCCACTGGAACAAAAGATCCACCAATGATAACGATCGTGGCTAAATGATAAAATTTTATTAAATCTCCTATGGTATTAACGATAATAACCTCAGCCTCTTTTTTTGAGTCTTGGGGATATTTAAAGAAAGAGATCTTTTTATGCTTGAGAATACTTTCTATCTCTATTATTCTCTCTAAGTGTCTTGGAGCGATAATTAATCTTAAGTTGATAAAATCTTTTTTTAAAAGAGAAAAGGTCTCGATAAATAATTCTTCTTCTCCTTTATGGCTACTACCTACAACTATAATTTTATCTTGTTTAGATAAAGATAAAGAGACTAATAAATTTTCTTTCTCTTGTTCTGTCCATTTAAGATAAACTTGATCAAATTTAGAATTTCCATAAATCTTTACTTTTTGAGGGTTTGCTCCTAAGGAGATAATATTTTTTAAGGCTCCCTCTGATTGCATGCAAAACATCGTGTGCTTATCTAATACTTCTCGGCTAAATTTCTTAGGAATAATTCGGTATTTACTAAGGCTTTTTTTAGAAATTCTCCCATTGGCTAAAATGATAGGAATGTTCATCTTATTAGCCAGATATAAAAAGTTTGGCCAAATTTCAGTTTCTAAGATGATAATTAGAGAAGGATTAATCTTTCTTAAGAAATTCTTTACCACCCAGTAAATATCAAAAGGAAAGTAAAATAAGAGGTTTATCTCTTCTATCTTTTTGGAAGCTATTTCAAAGCCAGTCTTAGTCCAGACAGAAAGAACAATATTCTGATCAGGAAAGGCTCTTTTAGTTTCTTTAATAATGGGCTGTGCCGCTAAGACTTCTCCTACTGAAACAGCATGAAACCAGATACACTTGGAAAAAGAAGAGCTTTTTTTAGAAAGCACTCCTAATTTTTCTAAGATATGGCTCTTTTGATGAAGAATTTTTGATTTAATAAATAAGTAAGGTAAGTATAAAAGAGAGGCTGTGATTATTAAGATATTATAGATTAGATAAGAATAACTCACTTTTTATTTTTTACTTCCCCAATCTAACTTAGTCCTTAGGATTTCAAAAAAACTTCTCTTGGGAGGATGAACTAATAAAGTTTTTTGAGGAGCTTTAGTGATAACAATACTATCCTGGCTTTTTAAAGAAAGACCTTCTTGTCCATCACAAGTTAGATTAAGGTCTTCATACTTAGAGATAATCTTAATTAAGATAGCCTGATCAGCCGTAAAGACCATGGGACGATGGGTAAAAGAATGAGGACAAATAGGTGTGACCATCAGAACATCTAAGCTTGGATAGATAATTGGCCCTCCAGCCGATAAAGAATAAGCCGTAGAACCAGTAGGAGTGGAAACAATAATACCATCAGCCAAATAAGTAGCTACATATTCATCCTCAATAAATAATTCAAAGTTTATTAATCGAGCTAAAGAACCTTTGCTTACTACCGCATCGTTTAAAGCATAAAAGATAGCCATATTTTCACCATCCCTCATTACTTTGGCTTCTAACATAATTCTATAATCAACAGCATATTCACCTTTAAGGACTTTTTCTAAAAAAGGATAGATTTCTTCTTTAGTCACTTCAGTTAAAAAGCCAAGTCTTCCTAAGTTTATACCTAAGATAGGAATCTCTATTCCCTTTAAAAATTTTACGGTATGAAGAAATGTACCATCCCCTCCTAAGGCAATGATGAGGTTTAATCTTTCTAATTCTTCTTCACTTAAAATTTGTCCTTGGCTTAAAGTTAAATTTAATTGATTTAATACTTCTTTTGGGAAAAAAACTTGACAATCCTTTTCCATGAGCCAAAAAGCTAATTCTCTGGCTATAACAAGAGCATTTTCCTTCTTTAAATTAACGATTAAGCCTATTCTTTTCATTAAACTCATTACCCAATAGGGACAACTAATCACTTACCTTAATCATTAAACTCATTTTTTTTCATTAAACTCATTACCTAATAGGGACAACTAAGCACTTACCTTAATCTTTAATCATTTCTCTAATCTTAGTGATAATTCCTTGGGGAGTTAAATTATATCTTTCATAAAGAACTTGGTTATTTCCATGCTCAATAAATTTATCAGGAAGATTAATCCTCTCTACCACCAAATTACCAATATCTCCTTCTTGGAAAATCTCCAAAAATAAACCCTTTAATCCCCCTTTATTAATATGATCTTCAATGATTACTACTTTTTTAATGGTCTTGACTAAAGATAAAATAAGCTCCTTATCTAAAGGCTTTATAAATCTTAAATTTACTACCGTAATATTAACTCCTTCTTCTGCTAAATAATTAGCTGCTTGCCAAGAAGGGTAGACCATATTTCCTACCGCAAAAATAACTGCTTTTTCTCCATGGCAAAGAACTTCTGCTTTTCCGTAAACAATCTCTTCTGTCTCTTTATTAAACTCAAAAGGACTTCCCTTGGGAAAACGAATAGCTATTGGCCCTTTAAAATTTAAAGCCCATTTCAACATTGCTCTTAATTCTTCTCCATCCTTAGGAGAAATGATATTCATATTAGGAATATGGCTTAGATAAGCAATATCAAACACTCCATGATGAGTAGGTCCATCCTCGCCTACTAAACCAGCTCGGTCAATAACAAATACTACCGGCAGATTTGCCAAACAAACATCATGAAGAATCTGATCATAAGCTCTTTGCAAGAAAGTAGAATAAATAGCTACTACTGGTTTAAATCCTTCCAAAGCCAAGCCACTAGCAAAACTAACCGCATGGCTTTCGGCAATTCCCACATCATAGAATCTACCAGGAAACTTATCTTGAAAGCTTAAAAGACCTGTGCCTTCAGCCATAGCCGCTGTAATCGCCACAATCTTATCGTCTCGATAAGCTTCTTCTACTAAAGCATTCCCAAAAATCTGAGAATAAGTTTCTTGATGATTAGTCTCTTTTGGCTGACCTGTCTTTATATCAAAAGGGGAGCTTCCATGAAACCAAGAAGAATTTACCTCTGCTGGCCGGTATCCTTTGCCCTTTTTAGTAATAGTGTGTAAAATAAGAGGTCCTTTTAACTTAACGAGGTTCTTTAAAGTTTCTATTAGTTCAGGAAGATTATGGCCAGAGATGGGTCCAAAGTAACGAAATCCTAATTCTTCAAAGAAAGCTCCTGGAACTAATAGATTTTTTACCCCTTCTTCTACTTTCTTAGCTATCATATTCATCTTTTGCCCAAGGACAGGAATATTTGAAATAAGCTCTGTGAGGTCATTTTTTAACTTATTATAAAGAGGAGTAGTAATGATCTTATTAAGATAAAAAGATAAAGCTCCTACCGTGGGTGAGATACTCATTTCATTACTATTTAAGATAACCATGATATCTTTCTTCAGATGTCCCCCATGGTTTAAAGCTTCAAAAGCTAATCCATTAGCAATACTGCCATCTCCAATTAAAGCAATAACTTTGTAATCTTTCCCAGAAAGATCCCTAGCCAGAGCTATTCCCAAAGCTATAGAAATGGAAGTGCTACTATGCCCTGTATTGCAGATATCATGAGAGCTTTCTTCTCTTTTGGGAAAACCAGAAATTCCTCCGTACTTTCTTAAGGTCTTGAACTTCTCTCTTCTTCCTGTCAAGATCTTATGAGCATAAGATTGATGTCCTACATCCCAGATAATTTTATCTAAAGGAGAATTAAAGACATAGTGTAAAGCTAAAGTTAATTCCACTACTCCTAAGCTAGAAGAAAGATGTCCTCCATTTACCGAAACAACATCCACCATCAGACTTCTTATCTCTTCAGCTAATACCTCTAACTCAAAGATACTCAATCTCTTAAGATCATGGGGGGAATTTATTTGATCTAATAATTTACCCATCATTTTGAATTTTTAAGCAAGAATAAGAAGATGCTTATTTAAAAAGACATCATCAATATTGCTAAGATTTGAACGTTTATGTTAATAGTTTCTATACTCAATAAACTTAGCTATTTCTCTTAAAGGGTCAGCTTTATAGTCAAAGCTTTCTAAAGAAGAAATGGCTTCTTTGCATAATTGCTTAACCCATTCTTTAGACTCTCCTATTCCATAGACCACCGGATAAGTTAATTTATTTTTAGAGATATCATTATGAACGTTCTTCCCTATTCTTTCTTTGTCTCCCTCTACATTTAAAATATCATCAACAATTTGAAAAGCTAACCCAATATATTCTCCATATTGGGTTAATAATCGGAGTTGACCTTGATCGCCATTACCCAAAAGAACCCCTGCCCGCAAAGAACCACAAACTAAACTTCCTGTCTTATGAGTATGAATATATTGAAGAGTAGGAGCATCAATAGAATTTTCCGAAGTAACATCTACCACCTGACCTCCAATCATTCCAGAAGCGCCAACAGCAAAAGCTATCTCGTGAATAATCTTTAAGGTTAAAGCAGCATCAATCTTTCCAGCTAAACCTTGTTCAGTAATAATTTGAAAAGTCAATGTTAAAAGAGCATTACCAGCTAAAATAGCTACCGCTTCTCCAAATTTTTTATGACAAGTGGGTTTGCCTCGACGATAATCATCATTGTCTAAACTTGGAAGATCATCATGGATTAAAGAATAAGTATGAACTAATTCCAAAGCACAAGCAGAAGAAAGGACATCTTTAGCTTTTCCTCCCACTGCTTCACAAGCTGAGATAGCTAAGATAGGCCGAATTCTCTTTCCTCCAGCAAACACACTATAACGCATCGCCTTATGAATAACCGAAGGATAAGTAGTCTCAGGAGGTAAATAGCTCTCTAGAGCTTCTTCTATCTCTTTCTTTAAAGAAGATAGATATCTTTCAATGACTAACAAATTAACCTCTCTCTAAAATCAACTTCCTTAATAACTAGATCTCACCTGAAACCTCAAAAGTTTTCTTTTCTAGGCTACCATCTTCGTTAAACTTAGTTAAAATTTCTATCTTCTTAGAAACCTCGTTTAGTTTATCTTGACAAATTGCAGAGAGTTTTATACCTTCTTCAAAAAGTTTTAAAGACTCTTCTAAGCCTAATTCATTCTCCTCAAACTGCTTGACAATCTTTTCTAAACGATTAAGAGCTTCTTCAAATTTTACTTTCTTCATCGCTATCCCTCTTAATTTCATTAACTTTGGCTAAAACTTCTCCTTTATGCAGCTTAACTCTAATACTATTATCCTTTTTTACTTGAGAACTGTCTTTGATAATCACATTTTCTGGATATAAATAAGTAATACTATAACCTCGCCCTAAAGTTTTTAAAGGAGAAAATGAATCTAATTTTTCTATAAAAAGATTGGTCTTAAATTGAATTTCTTGAAACTTATGACAGAAAATATTTCTAACAAGAGATCTTCTTTGTTCTAGATCTTGTTTGCGAAACCCTAAGAGGTATCTTTGTGGAAATTTAAAAATCTTATCTTCTTGACTGATAAAAAGTCTATTTTTCCAGGTTTCAATCTTTCGTGAAAAATTAAAAGAGATTGTATTTAAATAATGATCAAGATATTGTTGAATTTTATCTATCTTATAGTAAGGTCTTTTAAAAAGAATAGAATTTTGGCAATTTTTGTAGCTAAGGTTTTTTTTAACCAGAGTACTTTTTGTTCGGCTAATAATAAAAGTTTTAAAAGATTTAATTTTTTGAGATAATTCTTTCTTGTTCTTGGTAAGAATTTCTGCAGCAATAGAAGGAGTAGCCGCCCGTAGATCAGCTACAAAATCAGCAATCGTAAAATCAGTCTCATGTCCTACCGCTGAAATAATAGGGATACGAGAGTGATAAATAGCATAAGCTAATCTTTCATCATTAAATGACCATAAATCTTCAACCGAGCCACCTCCTCTGGTCAGGATAATTACTTCCATTTCTTCAATCTTATTTAAGATATTGATGGCTTGAATAATCTCTACTACTGAACCTTCTCCTTGAACTTTTACCGGAACTATTAAGATTTCTATATTTGAAAAACGACGTTTAATGACACTTAAAATGTCTCTAATCGCTGCACCAGTAGGAGAAGTTACTATTCCTATCCGTTGAGGGATCATCGGGAGAGCTCTTTTATGTTTAGGGTCAAATATCCCTTTTTTCTCTAAATCTTTCTTCAGCCTTTCAAAAGCTTCATAAAGTACCCCTGCTCCTGTACTTTTAAGATAGTCAACAATAATTTGATACTCACCCCGTGGCTCGTAAATACTTATCAATCCATAAACAACTACATTTAATCCATCCCTTAGTTTAAGATTCATTTGAGAAGCTTTACTCTTAAAGATAACCGCCTTTATTTGACTTTCTTGGTCTTTTAAGGAAAAATAAATATGCCCTGAAGTATGAATGTGTAAATTTGAAATTTCACCTTTTATCCAAACACTTGTAAAATTATTCTCTAATAATTTTTTTATTTCTTTAGTAATTTCAGTAATGGTATAAATATATTGATTATCGTTTTCTTTCATGGAATGGTTTTATTCTTCTTCTGAAAGAGACCGGATAGCTAAACGAATCGCTGTCCTCTGCATTCCATCAATCTCAATATCTCTAAAGGCTGGAATACAGACTAAATCTAACCCACTAGAAGCAACAAAGCCACGAGCAATGGCAATAGCTTTAATAGCTTGATTTAATGCTCCAGCTCCAACCACTTGTATTTCTACATGAGCTTTTCGATTCTTAAATATTCCTGAAATAGCTCCGGCTACTGCATTAGGGCTAGATTTTGAAGATACTTTAATAAGTTCCATCCCCACCTCTTTTAATAAGCTAATTATTGACAACTAAACACTGACAATAAAGATAACCGTAAGCGCTTATTTCTGAATTACTGATCATACTTTAACTTGTAATCTTTCAATATGAGTAGCTATCCCCTGCTCATGATCTATATCAACAATTACTCCACAAAAACACCCTTCTCCTTTGGTGGCTACTTCTAAACGTAAATTCATTTGAGTAAGAAACCTCTTGATAACTATATCTTTTTTAACTCCTATTATTGAGTCCACAGGACCGGTCATACCTACATCAGTAATATAAGCTGTTCCTTCTGGTGATATTTTTTCATCTGCTGTTTGAACATGAGTATGAGTTCCTAATATAGCTGCCACTTTTCCATCTAAATAGTAACTAAGAGCTATTTTTTCTGAGGTAGCTTCACTATGGATATCAACAATGATATTCTTAGTATATTTATTAAGGTTAGCAACTTCATCTTTGGTAACAAGGAAAGGACAGTCTAAAGTAGATAAAAATACTCTTCCTAAGGTATTGATTATTCCCAAAGTTAAACCACTTTTAGAAGTAATAACCACTGATCCATTTCCTGGTACTCCAGCCGGATAATTTATAGGTCTTAAAAGGTGAGGTTCCTGATCTAAGATTTCAAGAACCTCCTTTTTGCTAAATATATGATTACCAGTCGTTAAAACATCAATTCCTAAAGAAAAAAGACTATCAGCTATTTTAGAGGTAATACCAAATCCACCCGCCGCATTTTCTCCATTAGCCACAATGAAGTCAAAATTATGCTCTTTTTTTAACTTAGGAAGATAAGTAGCAATAGTTTTACGACCACACTCTCCTACTACATCTCCAATAAACAAAACTTTCAATTATTGCTCCCAATTTTACTTGGCATATTCGACTACTCTGGTTTCTCGAAT
This genomic interval carries:
- a CDS encoding 3-deoxy-D-manno-octulosonic acid transferase, encoding MSYSYLIYNILIITASLLYLPYLFIKSKILHQKSHILEKLGVLSKKSSSFSKCIWFHAVSVGEVLAAQPIIKETKRAFPDQNIVLSVWTKTGFEIASKKIEEINLLFYFPFDIYWVVKNFLRKINPSLIIILETEIWPNFLYLANKMNIPIILANGRISKKSLSKYRIIPKKFSREVLDKHTMFCMQSEGALKNIISLGANPQKVKIYGNSKFDQVYLKWTEQEKENLLVSLSLSKQDKIIVVGSSHKGEEELFIETFSLLKKDFINLRLIIAPRHLERIIEIESILKHKKISFFKYPQDSKKEAEVIIVNTIGDLIKFYHLATIVIIGGSFVPVGGHNIIEPAFLKKPMIVGPYMENFSDLVELFKEKDACLQVENKLYLKDIIKDLLLKEETRLNLGLNAYQVAKENQGTSEKIIELWKYLKILHGR
- a CDS encoding NAD(+)/NADH kinase, yielding MKRIGLIVNLKKENALVIARELAFWLMEKDCQVFFPKEVLNQLNLTLSQGQILSEEELERLNLIIALGGDGTFLHTVKFLKGIEIPILGINLGRLGFLTEVTKEEIYPFLEKVLKGEYAVDYRIMLEAKVMRDGENMAIFYALNDAVVSKGSLARLINFELFIEDEYVATYLADGIIVSTPTGSTAYSLSAGGPIIYPSLDVLMVTPICPHSFTHRPMVFTADQAILIKIISKYEDLNLTCDGQEGLSLKSQDSIVITKAPQKTLLVHPPKRSFFEILRTKLDWGSKK
- the dxs gene encoding 1-deoxy-D-xylulose-5-phosphate synthase, with the protein product MGKLLDQINSPHDLKRLSIFELEVLAEEIRSLMVDVVSVNGGHLSSSLGVVELTLALHYVFNSPLDKIIWDVGHQSYAHKILTGRREKFKTLRKYGGISGFPKREESSHDICNTGHSSTSISIALGIALARDLSGKDYKVIALIGDGSIANGLAFEALNHGGHLKKDIMVILNSNEMSISPTVGALSFYLNKIITTPLYNKLKNDLTELISNIPVLGQKMNMIAKKVEEGVKNLLVPGAFFEELGFRYFGPISGHNLPELIETLKNLVKLKGPLILHTITKKGKGYRPAEVNSSWFHGSSPFDIKTGQPKETNHQETYSQIFGNALVEEAYRDDKIVAITAAMAEGTGLLSFQDKFPGRFYDVGIAESHAVSFASGLALEGFKPVVAIYSTFLQRAYDQILHDVCLANLPVVFVIDRAGLVGEDGPTHHGVFDIAYLSHIPNMNIISPKDGEELRAMLKWALNFKGPIAIRFPKGSPFEFNKETEEIVYGKAEVLCHGEKAVIFAVGNMVYPSWQAANYLAEEGVNITVVNLRFIKPLDKELILSLVKTIKKVVIIEDHINKGGLKGLFLEIFQEGDIGNLVVERINLPDKFIEHGNNQVLYERYNLTPQGIITKIREMIKD
- a CDS encoding polyprenyl synthetase family protein; protein product: MRYSVFAGGKRIRPILAISACEAVGGKAKDVLSSACALELVHTYSLIHDDLPSLDNDDYRRGKPTCHKKFGEAVAILAGNALLTLTFQIITEQGLAGKIDAALTLKIIHEIAFAVGASGMIGGQVVDVTSENSIDAPTLQYIHTHKTGSLVCGSLRAGVLLGNGDQGQLRLLTQYGEYIGLAFQIVDDILNVEGDKERIGKNVHNDISKNKLTYPVVYGIGESKEWVKQLCKEAISSLESFDYKADPLREIAKFIEYRNY
- a CDS encoding exodeoxyribonuclease VII small subunit, which produces MKKVKFEEALNRLEKIVKQFEENELGLEESLKLFEEGIKLSAICQDKLNEVSKKIEILTKFNEDGSLEKKTFEVSGEI
- a CDS encoding exodeoxyribonuclease VII large subunit, with the protein product MKENDNQYIYTITEITKEIKKLLENNFTSVWIKGEISNLHIHTSGHIYFSLKDQESQIKAVIFKSKASQMNLKLRDGLNVVVYGLISIYEPRGEYQIIVDYLKSTGAGVLYEAFERLKKDLEKKGIFDPKHKRALPMIPQRIGIVTSPTGAAIRDILSVIKRRFSNIEILIVPVKVQGEGSVVEIIQAINILNKIEEMEVIILTRGGGSVEDLWSFNDERLAYAIYHSRIPIISAVGHETDFTIADFVADLRAATPSIAAEILTKNKKELSQKIKSFKTFIISRTKSTLVKKNLSYKNCQNSILFKRPYYKIDKIQQYLDHYLNTISFNFSRKIETWKNRLFISQEDKIFKFPQRYLLGFRKQDLEQRRSLVRNIFCHKFQEIQFKTNLFIEKLDSFSPLKTLGRGYSITYLYPENVIIKDSSQVKKDNSIRVKLHKGEVLAKVNEIKRDSDEESKI
- a CDS encoding stage V sporulation protein S translates to MELIKVSSKSSPNAVAGAISGIFKNRKAHVEIQVVGAGALNQAIKAIAIARGFVASSGLDLVCIPAFRDIEIDGMQRTAIRLAIRSLSEEE
- a CDS encoding TIGR00282 family metallophosphoesterase, with protein sequence MKVLFIGDVVGECGRKTIATYLPKLKKEHNFDFIVANGENAAGGFGITSKIADSLFSLGIDVLTTGNHIFSKKEVLEILDQEPHLLRPINYPAGVPGNGSVVITSKSGLTLGIINTLGRVFLSTLDCPFLVTKDEVANLNKYTKNIIVDIHSEATSEKIALSYYLDGKVAAILGTHTHVQTADEKISPEGTAYITDVGMTGPVDSIIGVKKDIVIKRFLTQMNLRLEVATKGEGCFCGVIVDIDHEQGIATHIERLQVKV